In a single window of the Luteibacter rhizovicinus DSM 16549 genome:
- a CDS encoding ABC transporter ATP-binding protein — MIETDRLTRCYGPLTAVDALTLRAEPGQVLGLLGPNGAGKSTAMRMIAGFLAPTSGTARVCGHDVRKEPLAAKRALGYLPEGAPSYGEMTIREFLVFMVRVRGLDRDIAFRRFDEVVMRLELEDVLEQTIGTLSKGLRRRVGLAQAILHDPPVLMLDEPTDGLDPNQKHSVRMLIDAMARERTILISTHLLEEVHALCNRVAIIANGRLLADATPAELEARSRYHGAVSFSAPGSGVSREMLARIPHVASVEVDPLDGRVTVFPRNSQPILDEVQALLRTQNLEVSEIQLEQGRLDEVFRQITTQPRGAQA; from the coding sequence ATGATCGAGACCGACCGACTCACTCGTTGTTATGGGCCGCTGACCGCGGTGGATGCCCTGACCCTGCGCGCCGAGCCGGGGCAGGTGCTTGGGTTGTTGGGGCCCAATGGCGCGGGCAAGTCGACGGCCATGCGCATGATCGCCGGCTTTCTTGCCCCCACCTCGGGCACGGCCCGGGTCTGCGGCCACGACGTGCGCAAGGAGCCGCTCGCCGCCAAGCGCGCCCTGGGTTACCTGCCGGAAGGGGCACCCAGCTACGGCGAGATGACGATCCGGGAGTTCCTCGTCTTCATGGTGCGCGTGCGGGGCCTGGACCGGGACATCGCTTTCCGCCGATTCGACGAAGTCGTGATGCGGCTCGAACTGGAAGACGTGCTCGAGCAGACCATCGGCACGCTATCGAAAGGACTGCGCCGGCGCGTGGGCCTGGCGCAGGCGATCCTTCACGATCCTCCCGTGCTGATGCTCGACGAGCCCACGGACGGCCTCGATCCGAACCAGAAGCACTCGGTGCGCATGCTGATCGACGCTATGGCGCGCGAACGCACGATCCTGATTTCGACGCACCTGCTCGAGGAAGTGCACGCGCTCTGCAACCGTGTGGCGATCATCGCCAACGGACGCCTGCTTGCCGATGCGACGCCCGCGGAGCTCGAGGCGCGCTCGCGTTATCACGGCGCGGTGTCGTTCAGTGCGCCGGGTAGTGGTGTGTCGCGCGAGATGCTGGCGCGTATTCCCCATGTTGCGTCGGTGGAAGTGGATCCGCTCGACGGGCGCGTCACCGTGTTTCCGCGAAACAGCCAGCCCATTCTCGACGAGGTACAGGCCCTCTTGCGCACGCAGAACCTCGAGGTCTCGGAGATCCAGCTCGAGCAGGGACGCCTGGACGAGGTGTTTCGCCAGATCACCACGCAGCCGCGCGGAGCCCAGGCATGA
- a CDS encoding tetratricopeptide repeat protein translates to MAILPPERDVQAQLMAGDFALAGNDLKAAATAYGQAAQLSDDPRVAGRATELALAVHDQAATTRAIDRWAVLHGKPLELAEARARAALDRGDTVEAERQLDAMIATGDPDAWREIGRTLMSARDAAQAGVLLEKIATPQRLPNDSSAWLAMSELGENLGRHDYAKTVGDGAMARFHDGTTYAWAAQQKFRAGDKAAAKALFAKAVAKDPKNTRLRLAYASVLAQDGDEKSAAKLLATGPQDNDTYTMRMTLAARANDKAAVGRLYDEIRHRSDEVQSDNAFTLGQLAELLGKQEDALDWYAAVGDDDPHIYDASVRSAVVLHMQGKDDDAHEIVAELQTTYADRPEQLLKAFALDGELYMDAHQFDAAAASYDKALRVKPDDTDMLYGRGLAYAEAGKIDLSVADFRRVLEIKPGDIEASNALGYTLADNDRDLGEAQNLIEAARSARPDDPSVADSWGWLKFRQGQLDQAESTLRNAWLKRKDADIGVHLAEVLWDRGEHDEARKVLNEVRRIDPKNASLERTERKLRP, encoded by the coding sequence GTGGCTATCTTGCCGCCCGAGCGCGATGTCCAGGCCCAGCTCATGGCAGGTGACTTTGCGTTGGCCGGCAACGATCTCAAGGCTGCCGCCACGGCTTATGGCCAGGCGGCCCAGCTCAGCGACGACCCCCGCGTGGCCGGGCGGGCGACCGAGCTCGCCCTGGCCGTGCATGACCAGGCGGCCACTACCCGGGCCATCGACCGCTGGGCGGTGCTTCATGGCAAGCCGCTCGAGTTGGCCGAAGCCAGGGCGCGGGCGGCGCTGGATCGCGGCGACACGGTGGAAGCCGAGCGCCAGCTCGATGCCATGATCGCCACCGGCGACCCGGACGCCTGGCGTGAGATCGGCCGCACCCTGATGAGCGCGCGCGATGCGGCCCAGGCCGGTGTGCTGCTGGAGAAGATCGCCACGCCGCAGCGTCTGCCCAACGATTCCAGCGCGTGGCTGGCCATGAGTGAGCTTGGCGAGAACCTGGGGCGCCACGACTACGCCAAAACCGTCGGCGACGGCGCCATGGCGCGCTTTCACGATGGCACGACCTACGCCTGGGCGGCCCAGCAGAAGTTTCGCGCCGGCGACAAGGCCGCGGCGAAGGCGTTGTTCGCCAAAGCCGTCGCGAAGGATCCGAAGAACACCCGCCTGCGCCTGGCCTACGCCAGCGTGCTGGCGCAGGATGGCGACGAGAAGAGCGCCGCGAAGCTGCTCGCGACCGGCCCCCAGGACAACGACACCTATACGATGCGGATGACGCTTGCCGCCCGCGCCAACGACAAGGCGGCGGTGGGGCGGCTCTACGACGAAATCCGTCACCGCTCCGACGAGGTCCAGTCCGATAACGCCTTCACCCTGGGTCAGCTGGCCGAGCTGCTCGGCAAGCAGGAAGACGCACTCGACTGGTACGCCGCGGTCGGCGATGACGATCCACACATCTACGACGCCTCGGTCCGCAGCGCGGTCGTGCTGCACATGCAGGGCAAGGACGACGACGCGCACGAGATCGTCGCCGAACTGCAGACCACCTATGCCGATCGCCCCGAGCAGTTGCTCAAGGCTTTCGCGCTCGACGGTGAGCTGTACATGGATGCCCACCAATTCGACGCCGCCGCTGCGTCGTATGACAAGGCGCTACGCGTCAAGCCCGACGACACCGACATGCTCTACGGGCGCGGTCTTGCCTATGCGGAAGCCGGAAAGATCGATCTTTCGGTCGCCGATTTCCGCCGGGTGCTCGAGATCAAGCCGGGCGATATCGAGGCGAGCAATGCGCTCGGCTACACGCTGGCCGATAACGACCGCGACCTCGGCGAGGCGCAAAACCTGATCGAGGCGGCCCGCAGTGCCCGCCCGGACGACCCGTCCGTGGCCGATTCCTGGGGTTGGCTGAAATTCCGCCAGGGCCAGCTCGATCAGGCCGAAAGCACCCTGCGTAACGCCTGGCTCAAGCGCAAGGATGCCGACATCGGCGTCCATCTCGCCGAAGTGCTCTGGGATCGCGGCGAGCATGACGAAGCCCGCAAGGTTCTCAACGAGGTGCGTCGCATCGATCCGAAGAACGCTTCCCTGGAGCGGACCGAGCGGAAGCTGAGGCCTTGA
- the prfA gene encoding peptide chain release factor 1, with the protein MTPSIRRKLEALAERHEEIGLLLAQPDVLADGQRFRDLSREYAQLEPVTLSLKEHDTAERELAESKAMLDDAEMREMAADDIARIESRLRDLDADLQVLLLPTDPRDEGNLFLEVRAGTGGDEAAIFAGDLFRMYARYAERQRWNVEILHANEGEHGGYKEVVARVEGRGAYSKLKFESGTHRVQRVPETESQGRIHTSAATVAILPEQDEVGDIEIRDGDLKVDTFRASGAGGQHVNKTDSAIRITHLPTGTVVECQDERSQHKNRARAMSLLKARLLDAERSKQSAAQAESRRLQVGSGDRSQRIRTYSYPQGRITDHRINLTLYRLLETMQGDLDELIDTLTREHQADELQNLIGGG; encoded by the coding sequence ATGACCCCCTCGATCCGCCGCAAACTCGAAGCCCTGGCCGAACGGCACGAAGAAATCGGCCTGCTGCTCGCCCAGCCGGACGTTCTCGCCGACGGCCAGCGTTTCCGCGACCTCTCGCGCGAATACGCGCAGCTGGAACCGGTGACGCTGTCTTTGAAGGAACACGACACGGCCGAGCGCGAACTGGCCGAGTCCAAGGCCATGCTCGACGACGCCGAGATGCGCGAGATGGCCGCCGACGACATCGCCCGGATCGAAAGCCGCCTACGCGATCTGGATGCCGACCTGCAGGTGCTGCTGCTACCTACGGATCCACGCGACGAGGGCAATCTCTTCCTCGAAGTCCGCGCGGGAACGGGCGGTGACGAGGCGGCGATCTTCGCCGGCGACCTTTTCCGCATGTACGCCCGCTACGCCGAGCGGCAGCGCTGGAACGTCGAGATCCTGCATGCCAACGAAGGCGAGCACGGTGGGTACAAGGAAGTGGTCGCCCGCGTCGAAGGCCGTGGCGCCTACTCCAAGCTGAAGTTCGAATCGGGCACGCACCGCGTGCAGCGCGTACCGGAAACCGAATCGCAGGGGCGCATCCACACCTCGGCGGCAACGGTCGCGATCCTGCCCGAGCAGGACGAGGTCGGGGACATCGAGATCCGCGACGGCGACCTCAAGGTCGACACCTTCCGTGCCTCCGGCGCCGGCGGCCAGCACGTGAACAAGACGGACTCGGCGATTCGCATCACCCACTTGCCCACGGGCACCGTCGTGGAGTGCCAGGACGAGCGCAGCCAGCACAAGAATCGCGCCCGCGCGATGAGCCTGCTCAAGGCACGCCTGCTCGATGCGGAGCGCAGCAAGCAGAGCGCCGCCCAGGCCGAATCCCGTCGCCTGCAGGTGGGCTCGGGCGACCGCAGCCAGCGTATCCGCACGTACAGCTATCCGCAGGGCCGCATCACCGATCACCGCATCAACCTCACCCTCTACCGCCTCCTCGAGACGATGCAGGGCGACCTGGACGAGCTGATCGATACGCTGACCCGCGAACACCAGGCCGACGAGCTACAGAACCTGATCGGCGGCGGCTGA
- a CDS encoding cytochrome c oxidase assembly protein has protein sequence MGAGVMKWIVPWEFSWVFLIVFLATAAAYVAGTRRLRVTPLRQAAFWAGMAIVYVALHTYFDYYAEHEFFMHRIQQVLLHHLAPLLLIAAYPGTVLRAGLPLGLRVHLRRAGQSLAWRIAAGCLFNPAFVTLFFVALILVWLIPDMQTMAMLDWRIYRAMNWSMVLSGLAYWWIVLDHRPKPPGRMSPGIRVLSPAITMTPQIVAGAIVTFSKTDLYPIFEICGRAFTLNVLTGQLIGGVIMWVPAAMIESAGGLLALRQWLRLSRSGRLPRRAPVRRAAVRQ, from the coding sequence ATGGGTGCCGGCGTCATGAAGTGGATCGTGCCCTGGGAGTTCTCCTGGGTGTTCCTCATCGTCTTTCTCGCCACGGCGGCGGCGTACGTCGCGGGGACCCGGCGCCTGCGCGTCACGCCGTTGCGCCAGGCCGCGTTCTGGGCTGGCATGGCGATCGTGTATGTCGCGCTGCATACGTATTTCGATTACTACGCCGAGCATGAGTTCTTCATGCATCGCATCCAGCAGGTGTTGCTGCATCACCTCGCGCCATTGCTGCTGATTGCGGCGTACCCGGGCACGGTGTTGCGCGCGGGCCTGCCACTGGGGCTGCGCGTTCACCTGCGACGCGCAGGACAGTCGCTTGCGTGGCGCATCGCCGCCGGATGCCTGTTCAACCCCGCCTTCGTTACCCTGTTCTTCGTCGCGCTGATCCTGGTCTGGCTCATTCCCGACATGCAGACCATGGCGATGCTGGACTGGCGGATCTATCGCGCGATGAACTGGTCGATGGTGCTCTCGGGCCTCGCGTACTGGTGGATCGTGCTGGACCACCGGCCGAAACCGCCGGGAAGGATGTCGCCGGGTATCCGTGTGCTGTCTCCGGCGATCACCATGACGCCGCAGATCGTGGCCGGCGCGATCGTGACGTTCTCGAAGACCGACCTGTACCCCATCTTCGAGATATGCGGCCGCGCTTTCACTCTCAACGTGCTCACCGGCCAGCTCATCGGTGGGGTCATCATGTGGGTGCCGGCGGCGATGATCGAATCGGCCGGTGGCCTGCTGGCCTTGCGCCAGTGGCTGAGGCTGTCGCGCAGTGGGCGCCTGCCACGCAGGGCGCCCGTGCGACGTGCCGCCGTGCGTCAGTAG
- a CDS encoding GldG family protein, protein MSISRHLHLSRTFLLRLSLLGIAVLFLVVIAISSLSLRTARVDLTSDRIYTLTPGTLDIVDGLRKPLTLTLYFSDHATRDLAQLRSYEQRVHEMLREIAVRAHGRIRLRVIDPVPYSDDEDAAESYGLTPASGGSNGERVFFGLVGSAGPGDTAPQAIPFFDPAREAFVEYDIAKLLYELGMPKKPRLGVMSSLPLEGNLVIGEAPWTLMRQLDQLADVTTIDPDSVTHIDPAISVLLLIHPKHLSEDAQYAIDQFVLRGGHLVVFVDPDAEMDTAPLIDSQGTVDDHDSNLPRLFQAWGVVFDPTRVVLDRSQALTIELNGNSIGHPAMLGLGAQDLNHDDVVTASLQRINFSTAGFFELAPDTKARLIPLVQTSDEAAIVPAQRVRDSASDPTSLLENYEPTHDRYLLAARLRDTFHTAFPERREKGHLAVASGPGEVVLVADTDLLSDRLWIDVQPLLGQQQLTPFANNGDFVANLVDNLGGSSALLSIRGRVNSQRPFTRVKALQAAADRKFLVKKRELENELYETQRRLAELQPAKGAAAPTTATAEQRREVEQYLQRKLAIGKELREVQHQLNAEIDALGLRLKFINIVLVPGLVALLGLIYGWRRTRRARRVV, encoded by the coding sequence ATGAGCATCTCGCGTCACCTGCACCTGTCCCGTACCTTCCTGCTGCGGCTCTCGTTGCTCGGCATCGCCGTCCTGTTCCTGGTGGTGATCGCGATCAGCTCGTTGTCGCTGCGCACGGCGCGCGTCGATCTCACGTCGGATCGCATCTATACCCTCACACCCGGCACCCTGGATATCGTCGATGGCCTGCGCAAGCCACTCACGCTGACCCTCTACTTCTCCGATCACGCCACGCGCGACCTCGCACAGCTGCGTAGTTACGAGCAGCGCGTACACGAGATGCTGCGAGAGATCGCCGTAAGGGCCCATGGCCGGATCCGCCTTCGCGTGATCGATCCCGTGCCCTATTCGGATGACGAGGACGCCGCCGAAAGTTACGGGCTCACGCCTGCCAGTGGTGGCAGCAACGGTGAGCGCGTGTTCTTCGGCCTGGTCGGCAGTGCGGGTCCCGGTGACACGGCACCGCAGGCCATTCCCTTCTTCGATCCGGCACGCGAGGCCTTCGTCGAGTACGACATCGCCAAGCTGCTGTACGAGCTGGGCATGCCGAAGAAGCCACGACTCGGTGTGATGAGTTCCTTGCCACTGGAGGGGAACCTGGTGATCGGCGAGGCGCCGTGGACGCTGATGCGGCAGCTGGACCAGCTGGCCGACGTCACCACGATCGACCCGGACAGCGTGACCCATATCGACCCGGCGATCAGCGTACTGCTCCTCATTCATCCGAAGCACCTGTCGGAGGATGCGCAGTACGCGATCGATCAGTTCGTCCTGCGTGGGGGCCATCTGGTCGTCTTTGTCGATCCCGATGCGGAGATGGACACGGCACCACTGATCGATTCGCAGGGCACGGTCGACGATCACGATTCGAACCTGCCGCGGCTGTTTCAGGCATGGGGCGTGGTGTTCGACCCGACCCGTGTCGTGCTCGACCGCTCGCAGGCACTGACCATCGAGCTCAACGGCAACAGCATTGGCCACCCGGCCATGCTCGGTCTGGGTGCACAGGACCTCAATCATGACGACGTGGTCACGGCCAGCCTGCAGCGAATCAATTTTTCGACGGCGGGCTTCTTCGAACTCGCGCCGGATACGAAAGCCCGCCTGATTCCGTTGGTGCAGACGTCGGACGAGGCCGCCATCGTGCCGGCGCAGCGCGTGCGCGATTCGGCCAGCGATCCGACCAGCCTGCTCGAGAACTACGAGCCGACCCACGACCGTTATCTGCTGGCTGCGCGCCTGCGTGACACCTTCCATACGGCGTTCCCGGAGCGTCGCGAGAAGGGTCACCTCGCCGTTGCCAGTGGTCCGGGCGAAGTGGTGCTGGTCGCCGACACGGACCTGCTGTCGGATCGCCTGTGGATCGACGTGCAGCCCCTGCTTGGCCAGCAACAACTCACGCCGTTCGCCAACAACGGCGACTTCGTCGCCAACCTCGTCGATAACCTGGGTGGCTCGTCGGCCCTGCTGTCGATCCGTGGGCGGGTGAACTCGCAGCGGCCCTTCACGCGGGTCAAGGCATTGCAGGCGGCGGCCGATCGCAAGTTCCTGGTCAAGAAGCGCGAGCTCGAGAACGAGCTCTACGAAACCCAGCGGCGACTCGCCGAACTGCAGCCGGCGAAGGGCGCGGCGGCGCCGACGACCGCGACGGCAGAGCAGCGCCGGGAAGTGGAGCAGTACCTGCAGCGCAAGCTGGCCATCGGCAAGGAACTGCGGGAGGTACAGCACCAGCTCAATGCCGAGATCGATGCCCTGGGCCTGCGTCTGAAGTTCATCAACATCGTGCTGGTGCCGGGCCTGGTGGCCCTGCTCGGCCTGATCTACGGCTGGCGGCGCACGCGTCGCGCCCGTCGCGTCGTCTGA
- a CDS encoding polyketide cyclase, producing the protein MTRLLEFIVALVIVAVLGVVVGVAMPSTGHVEREMLISKDLRQVYDVFSNFRRFPDYTVLRSFDSKVQFELSGKAYGPGAKIAWKASDPKVGDGALEIASIDPGFAQISDAGKGTIVWNLDNGWRGTDKKFTITLERTGRSQKLVKVNWAYDVSYGFNLVNRFSNLYIHGDPDALIQFSLSNLQNLMASIPNIDYSKMVPSIVEQPAKPILFVSTTAPRTLDDVDTASDKAMAEIQATAKKLGVNITSPRITITTNWGDQNYTFDVAAEIDATTLKINGQDVEITAAQRPSLDPAEASTAAAPAAAESAAPGSKDKLGRVVVDGNVKAVLAFGGKALKADWAGTGAGLPQTRQMLEAYSQTHGYKYDDVVFRAYDIQTKAPTNNHGTIEGYDEQKFEIYLPLQGDNLPEQTPEQEAGLKPQTLDDAAPAGSSTAPAPAGTAAAPAEAASAPTLAK; encoded by the coding sequence ATGACGCGTCTGTTAGAATTTATTGTCGCCCTCGTCATCGTCGCCGTACTCGGTGTCGTGGTCGGCGTTGCTATGCCCTCAACTGGACACGTTGAGCGCGAAATGCTGATCAGCAAGGATCTGCGTCAGGTTTACGACGTTTTCAGCAACTTCCGTCGCTTCCCCGACTACACCGTGCTGCGCTCCTTCGATTCGAAGGTGCAGTTCGAGCTGTCGGGCAAGGCGTACGGCCCGGGTGCAAAGATCGCGTGGAAGGCTTCCGACCCGAAGGTCGGCGATGGCGCCCTCGAGATCGCCTCTATCGATCCGGGCTTCGCCCAGATCTCCGATGCCGGCAAGGGCACCATTGTCTGGAACCTGGACAACGGCTGGCGCGGTACCGACAAGAAGTTCACGATCACGCTGGAGCGCACCGGTCGCAGCCAGAAGCTGGTCAAGGTCAACTGGGCCTACGATGTCTCGTACGGTTTCAACCTGGTCAACCGCTTCTCGAACCTCTACATCCACGGCGATCCGGACGCGCTGATCCAGTTCAGCCTGTCCAATCTGCAGAACCTGATGGCGTCGATCCCCAACATCGACTACAGCAAGATGGTTCCGTCGATCGTCGAGCAGCCGGCCAAGCCGATCCTGTTCGTCTCCACCACCGCCCCGCGCACCCTCGACGATGTCGATACCGCGTCGGATAAGGCGATGGCCGAGATCCAGGCGACCGCCAAGAAGCTGGGCGTGAACATCACCAGCCCGCGCATCACCATCACCACGAACTGGGGTGATCAGAACTACACCTTCGACGTGGCCGCCGAGATCGATGCCACCACGCTGAAGATCAATGGCCAGGATGTCGAGATCACCGCTGCCCAGCGTCCTTCGCTGGATCCGGCCGAAGCCTCGACCGCGGCCGCGCCGGCTGCTGCCGAAAGCGCGGCACCGGGCAGCAAGGACAAGCTCGGTCGCGTGGTCGTCGACGGCAACGTCAAGGCCGTGCTGGCCTTCGGCGGCAAGGCCCTCAAGGCCGACTGGGCCGGCACGGGTGCCGGCCTGCCGCAGACGCGTCAGATGCTCGAGGCGTATTCGCAGACCCACGGCTACAAGTACGACGACGTGGTGTTCCGCGCTTACGACATCCAGACCAAGGCTCCGACCAATAACCACGGCACCATCGAGGGTTACGACGAGCAGAAGTTCGAGATCTACCTGCCGCTGCAGGGCGACAACCTCCCGGAGCAGACCCCGGAGCAGGAAGCCGGCCTGAAGCCGCAGACGCTGGACGACGCGGCCCCGGCCGGTTCGTCGACGGCCCCGGCCCCGGCAGGCACCGCCGCGGCTCCGGCCGAAGCGGCCTCCGCGCCGACGCTCGCGAAGTAA
- the hemA gene encoding glutamyl-tRNA reductase: protein MPLIALGLNHLTAPVSLREQVAFDAAVAPQALDDLVRQPGVEEAMILSTCNRTELYCSVTEGFEAIPGQWLSRQHRLTPQRLDEFLYRHDEQDAVRHMFRVATGLDSMVLGEPQILGQVKDAYQQARSAQSLRAPMERLLQHTFAVAKRVRTDTRIGAHTVSVAYTAVRLAEQVFTDLRQACVLLIGAGETIELAARHLTDKKVRRLIVANRTLENAQELAVRHGGYAIALADLPRHLAEADIVITSTASRLPVVTKQMVADAIAARRRRPMFMVDIAVPRDIEPEVAHLDDVYLYGIDDLKQVIDENRRSRELAAREADAIIDLQVDRYMAWRRALSLRNPAVDMRVAAEAQRDEVLAKAQAMVAKGRSADEALAFLANTLTNKLLHAPSARLRDAALSGDLDLLHAAGRLYGLDPDDDVSA from the coding sequence ATGCCACTCATCGCCCTCGGGCTCAATCACCTCACCGCGCCGGTCAGCCTGCGCGAACAGGTGGCATTCGATGCCGCGGTGGCGCCGCAGGCGCTGGACGACCTTGTCCGTCAGCCGGGTGTCGAAGAGGCCATGATCCTCTCCACCTGCAATCGCACCGAGCTCTACTGCAGCGTCACGGAAGGTTTCGAGGCCATACCGGGCCAGTGGTTGTCGCGTCAGCACCGATTGACCCCACAACGGCTGGACGAGTTCCTTTACCGGCACGATGAGCAGGACGCCGTGCGCCACATGTTCCGCGTCGCCACGGGCCTGGATTCCATGGTGCTGGGCGAGCCGCAGATCCTCGGCCAGGTGAAGGACGCCTACCAGCAGGCCCGTTCGGCGCAGAGCCTGCGCGCGCCGATGGAACGCCTGCTCCAGCATACGTTCGCCGTGGCCAAGCGGGTCCGCACCGACACCCGCATCGGCGCGCATACGGTGTCCGTGGCCTATACCGCGGTGCGGCTGGCCGAGCAGGTCTTTACCGACCTGCGCCAGGCCTGCGTCCTGCTGATCGGTGCCGGCGAGACGATCGAACTGGCGGCCCGGCACCTGACCGACAAGAAAGTGCGCCGCCTGATCGTGGCCAATCGCACCCTCGAAAACGCGCAGGAGCTGGCCGTCCGCCACGGCGGCTATGCCATCGCGCTGGCCGACCTGCCCCGGCACCTCGCCGAAGCGGACATCGTGATCACCTCCACGGCCTCGCGCCTGCCCGTGGTCACGAAACAGATGGTGGCCGACGCCATCGCCGCCCGTCGCCGCCGCCCGATGTTCATGGTGGACATCGCCGTGCCGCGCGATATCGAGCCCGAGGTGGCCCATCTCGACGACGTGTACCTCTATGGTATCGACGACCTCAAGCAGGTGATCGACGAGAACCGCCGCTCACGCGAGCTGGCCGCCCGCGAAGCCGATGCCATCATCGATCTCCAGGTGGATCGCTACATGGCGTGGCGCCGGGCGCTGAGCCTGCGCAACCCCGCCGTAGACATGCGCGTGGCCGCCGAGGCGCAACGCGACGAGGTGCTGGCCAAGGCCCAGGCCATGGTGGCCAAGGGAAGATCGGCTGACGAAGCGCTCGCCTTCCTCGCCAATACGCTGACCAACAAGCTGCTTCACGCACCCAGTGCACGCTTGCGGGATGCCGCGCTATCGGGTGATCTCGACCTCCTCCACGCGGCCGGCCGGCTTTACGGACTGGACCCGGACGACGACGTTTCCGCATGA
- a CDS encoding ABC transporter permease, which translates to MSGVTAILRRELWSYFVTPVAYVFMVIFLVMAGVLTFYSGDFYDRGLADLQPFFDMHPWLYLVLVPAVTMSMWAEERASGTLELLFSLPVSISQAVLGKFLAAWAFIGICLCLTFPIWITVNYLGDPDNGVILAGYVGSWLMAGAFIAIGTCMSTATRSQIIAFILTAAVCFLLLLSGQPQVLDFFQDAVPPRIIGALGQLSIARHANAIARGVLDLRDLVYFFATIVAWLAASVVVLDLKRTR; encoded by the coding sequence ATGAGCGGCGTGACGGCGATCCTGCGTCGCGAGTTGTGGAGCTATTTCGTCACCCCCGTGGCCTATGTCTTCATGGTGATCTTCCTGGTCATGGCCGGCGTGCTGACGTTCTACTCGGGCGACTTCTACGACCGTGGCCTGGCCGACCTCCAGCCGTTCTTCGACATGCATCCCTGGCTCTACCTGGTGCTGGTCCCCGCCGTGACCATGTCCATGTGGGCCGAGGAGCGCGCCTCCGGCACGCTGGAATTGCTGTTTTCCCTGCCGGTATCGATCTCGCAGGCCGTGCTCGGCAAGTTCCTCGCCGCCTGGGCCTTCATCGGCATCTGTCTGTGCCTGACCTTCCCGATCTGGATCACCGTGAATTATCTCGGCGATCCGGACAACGGCGTGATCCTTGCCGGCTACGTCGGCAGCTGGTTGATGGCCGGCGCGTTCATCGCCATCGGCACATGCATGTCCACGGCGACGCGTAGCCAGATCATCGCGTTCATCCTCACGGCCGCCGTGTGTTTCCTCCTGCTGCTCTCGGGCCAGCCCCAGGTGCTGGACTTCTTCCAGGATGCGGTGCCGCCGAGGATCATCGGCGCGCTGGGTCAGCTGAGTATCGCCCGGCACGCCAACGCGATCGCGCGCGGCGTGCTCGATCTTCGCGACCTGGTGTACTTCTTCGCCACCATCGTGGCCTGGCTGGCTGCCAGTGTCGTGGTCCTCGACCTGAAGAGGACGCGATGA
- the ppk2 gene encoding polyphosphate kinase 2: MGKKKKKAYEHDLEALQIELVGLTRWLRATGKRMLVILEGRDAAGKGGTIKAITDKLDTRAARVVALGKPSHTEEGQWYFQRYVTQLPAAGELVLFDRSWYNRAVVEPAMGFCTDEQYDAFMKACPSFEKLLTDDGIILVKYWLSVDQEPQEKRFAERAADPLKRWKLSPVDLKAREKYAEMGDLRDAMIQHTHTADAPWFVADFNDQKEGRLNLIRHLLDQVPDKLTPDKEFDLPPLKGKPKKDKVTAKAEKVPKVY; this comes from the coding sequence ATGGGCAAGAAAAAGAAGAAAGCCTACGAACACGATCTCGAGGCATTGCAGATCGAACTGGTCGGCCTCACGCGCTGGCTCCGCGCCACCGGTAAACGCATGCTGGTGATCCTCGAAGGACGCGATGCCGCCGGCAAGGGCGGCACCATCAAGGCCATCACCGACAAGCTCGACACCCGCGCCGCGCGCGTGGTCGCCCTGGGCAAGCCGTCGCACACCGAGGAAGGCCAGTGGTACTTCCAGCGCTACGTCACGCAGCTGCCGGCGGCTGGCGAGCTCGTGTTGTTCGATCGCAGCTGGTACAACCGGGCCGTGGTCGAGCCTGCGATGGGCTTCTGCACCGACGAACAGTACGACGCCTTCATGAAGGCGTGTCCGTCCTTCGAGAAACTGTTGACCGACGACGGCATCATCCTGGTCAAGTATTGGTTGTCGGTCGACCAGGAGCCGCAGGAAAAGCGCTTCGCCGAACGCGCGGCCGATCCCCTCAAACGATGGAAACTCTCGCCCGTCGACCTCAAGGCCCGCGAAAAGTACGCCGAGATGGGTGACTTGCGTGACGCGATGATCCAGCACACGCATACCGCCGATGCGCCGTGGTTCGTCGCCGACTTCAACGACCAGAAAGAAGGTCGTCTGAACCTTATCCGCCACCTGCTCGACCAGGTACCCGACAAGCTCACACCGGACAAGGAGTTCGACCTGCCCCCGCTGAAGGGCAAGCCGAAGAAGGACAAGGTCACCGCCAAGGCGGAGAAGGTGCCGAAGGTCTACTGA